Proteins encoded in a region of the Bicyclus anynana chromosome 27, ilBicAnyn1.1, whole genome shotgun sequence genome:
- the LOC112056832 gene encoding uncharacterized protein LOC112056832, translated as MAFSLRKMFSNITYFKKPDESSDHNTRRNMYAVDEPFIVNYDNTEPDSTSRQCTSLNLPETVRNFADKKCSLSDTDLLNTKFQTSIRKKRKCKKLKLDIKKASQSMNELTEDGNVENTPKHVHLEPKSSDIFSEKFRTLDFNKTFNLIDAMSEDCQSSSPFEEDFDIESLTEHSDSDTSAPTNKSPVKMCRKVTESQCSDDDQIAPSLSIESFTDIELEKDEDERMKLLVNYQSKLEKLECFTKKLLKEFQFHIEVSKVFNSRSSAPSNIENIPKMLNKFMYTNSNMNTPNLSDSWNVILDKEDNETKDKVKKHLLSMKRFIDEFVCLNLQNAENSDAESKTQSRPVKKCQRYVPRHLSRKKKIKHFDFPDLREAMLNLFNIDNSTTQDITTDLSSSDESDMSKCVCKCHNTSSETDSGATSTVNDQSMSITSSIGNFTLDISELTAYSESLDHIVSCSSFEDTSFYATLLQKSAIERISFYIQVHSIQLKSEPDEFQTKNTLTFHCPPCKDVQIEEKGLLKHILSQSHCEKIHFLYKTAYIKKCVAAGKEIQPSTVLNPMTMYRDENKIVCFGDALYACSLCFENLIVGESILMTHCCEPQHIERKERLAEMRSIVSEICN; from the coding sequence ATGGCGTTTTCTTTGCGAAAAATGTTTTCGAACATAACATATTTCAAAAAACCAGACGAGTCTTCCGATCACAATACACGTCGAAATATGTACGCAGTTGATGAAccttttattgtaaattacgATAATACCGAGCCTGATTCAACATCTAGACAATGCACCAGTTTAAATCTTCCGGAGACGGTCAGAAACTTCGCCGACAAAAAATGTTCTTTATCAGACACGGATTTGTTAAATACGAAATTCCAAACGTCCATACGTAAAAAACGTAAGTGTAAAAAGTTGAAATTGGATATTAAAAAAGCAAGTCAGTCCATGAACGAGTTAACTGAAGATGGAAATGTCGAAAACACTCCAAAGCATGTCCATTTGGAGCCAAAAAGCTCAGATATCTTCAGCGAGAAATTTAGAACTTTAGACTTCAATAAAACGTTTAATCTAATTGATGCTATGTCTGAAGACTGTCAATCATCATCTCCGTTCGAGGAAGATTTTGATATTGAATCCTTAACTGAACATTCTGATTCAGACACATCGGCACCTACCAATAAGTCGCCTGTAAAAATGTGCCGGAAGGTTACAGAGAGTCAGTGTAGTGATGACGATCAAATAGCTCCATCTCTTAGCATCGAGTCATTCACAGACATAGAACTAGAGAAGGATGAAGATGAAAGAATGAAATTACTCGTCAACTATCAGTCAAAATTAGAAAAGTTGGAATGCTTTACGAAAAAACTGCTGAAAGAATTCCAGTTTCACATTGAAGTGTCAAAAGTCTTTAATTCTAGATCAAGTGCTCCTTCAAACATAGAGAATATACCGAAAATGTTGAACAAATTCATGTACACCAATAGTAATATGAACACACCAAATTTGTCAGATTCCTGGAATGTTATTCTTGATAAGGAAGACAATGAAACCAAAGACAAAGTAAAGAAACATCTATTATCAATGAAAAGATTTATAGACGAGTTTGTCTGTCTAAACTTACAAAATGCCGAAAATTCTGATGCAGAATCCAAAACTCAGTCTCGCCCTGTAAAAAAATGCCAACGGTATGTCCCGAGGCATCTGAGTCGCAAGAAGAAAATCAAGCATTTTGATTTCCCAGACCTCAGAGAAGCCATGTTGAATTTGTTCAACATCGACAATTCAACTACACAAGATATTACCACTGATCTTAGTTCATCTGACGAATCAGACATGTCCAAATGTGTTTGCAAATGTCACAACACTTCCTCGGAGACTGATTCAGGAGCAACATCAACTGTGAATGATCAGTCCATGTCAATCACTTCATCGATAGGAAACTTTACTCTAGATATATCAGAACTGACAGCTTATTCAGAATCTCTGGATCATATTGTGAGCTGCAGCAGTTTTGAAGACACAAGTTTCTATGCAACTTTGCTGCAAAAATCTGCAATCGAACGCATTTCATTCTACATACAAGTCCATAGTATCCAGTTGAAGAGTGAACCTGATGAGTTTCAAACGAAAAATACTTTAACATTCCATTGTCCACCATGCAAAGATGTACAGATAGAAGAAAAAGGTTTGCTAAAACACATTTTAAGTCAGTCTCACTGTGAGAAAATACACTTTTTGTACAAAACTGCATACATCAAAAAGTGTGTTGCCGCCGGTAAGGAGATCCAACCTAGTACTGTATTGAACCCCATGACAATGTATAGAGATGAGAATAAAATAGTTTGTTTTGGAGATGCCTTGTACGCCTGTTCTTTGTGCTTCGAAAATTTGATTGTCGGTGAATCTATCCTCATGACACACTGTTGTGAGCCCCAACATATAGAGAGAAAGGAAAGACTTGCCGAAATGAGATCAATAGTTAGCGAGATTTGTAATTAA
- the LOC112056775 gene encoding zinc finger protein 26, with translation MRCCVPFCENTSDNMSTSERTGITFHGLPSEGNLRTAWLRALGTQDHHLPDPAVVCSQHFLDDDFYTTESCVRQIHSNAVPSIVQMCMICLDSDSKLSLMSKHKLEEAYEQLTGLSLFQLCRRGNLKQTLCVMCAQRLINFSRFRDLSLRAHSLLTDSVEQHASNTIQHKELMNCTSAHLKCNLTQTTLGANHCDLYIDHTDGEESVVGDVATVVVKNENSSDSMSSADNLELAQEDDNHIDNSNNECASDDEYSDMSIELESRLLDEAISQALRRKADHVAATQSSIKSESDIFQCEFCFEDFVQELAYKEHMSKHLQSAASETACASLQVCEPREAVSRSCDSLVLQNKTGSQRLNDDPPPSADCAQALVAPLSARLAANNDNKVQATEEAGAIQKSEQILETNIDQLDKRSSQSGTKPYTDCVVQLYDIFKKPKQAVPDEKPRVRIHTAKPYSCQILNYKCAPTSRILKHKMTHTEEKPFSCELCNYKSARKQGLLQHLKTHTGEKPYSCEICKYKCARKQNLFHHIKIHTGEKPFSCDICKYKCSQKSSLLRHKRTHTGGKPFSCKVCEYKCAQKWILLQHIKTHTGEKPFCCDICHYKCAQKWILLQHIKTHTGERSFTCDICNYKCARKSSLLRHNKTHTGEKPFSCELCNYKCSQKCTLVRHIKTHTGKKPFSCEICNFKCAHKSNLLRHIKTHTGEYCLLCAALKAEQYLSVEDYCIRDDTPIMRCCVPFCENTSDNMSTSERTGITFHAEGNLRTAWIRALGTQDHHLPDPAVVCSQHFLDDDFYTTESCVRQIHSNAVPSIVQMCMICLDSDSKLSLMSKHKLEEAYEQLTGLSLFQLCRRGNLKQMLCVMCAQRLINFSRFRDLSLRAHSLLTDSVEQNKLINIQHKEPMNRTMKHLQCKLTQTTLAANYCDLYINHIDEERTAAEESVRDVTFVLKREDSSDSMSNADNSESVHKDDNSNNECVNRDEFSNMSIKLEPMQDDEALHEALRIKEAASCISEDVVGTESYINIKSESTVFGCTLCYEDFVQEDAYKEHMIMHFQNDGSNAACPAQPHAAVKRSCDSLVLQNKTGSQRLNDDPPPSADCAQALVAPLSARLAANNDNKVQATEEAGAIQKSEQILETNIDQLDKRSSQSGTKPYTDINRFTNCVVQLYDIFKKPKQAVLDEKPRVRIHTAAKPYSCQILNYKCTPTSRILKHKMTHRGEKPFSCDICNYKCARKGHLLQHIKTHTGEKSFSCEVCNYKFARKCSLLRHIKTHTGEKPFSCDICNYKCTQKSHLLQHIKTHTGEKPFSCEVCNYKCARKCSLLGHITTHTGEKPFSCDICNYKCTQKSHLLRHNKTHTGEKPFSCELCNYKCSLKCTLVRHIKTHTGKKPFSCEICNFKCAHKSNLLRHIKTHTGE, from the exons ATGCGGTGCTGCGTGCCTTTCTGCGAAAATACTTCCGACAATATGTCGACATCTGAGAGAACGGGAATTACCTTTCATGG ATTACCCAGTGAAGGCAATCTCCGTACTGCTTGGCTCAGAGCCCTCGGCACACAAGACCATCACCTGCCCGACCCTGCTGTGGTCTGCTCCCAGCACTTCCTAGATGATGACTTTTATACAACAGAGAGTTGTGTGCGGCAGATTCACTCTAATGCTGTTCCTTCAATAGTGCAG atgtgcatgatatgcctGGACTCTGACAGCAAGCTGTCTCTAATGAGTAAACACAAGTTGGAGGAGGCATATGAACAGCTGACTGGACTGTCT ttgtttcagttgtgtCGTCGAGGAAACCTAAAGCAAACGCTCTGTGTGATGTGTGCTCAGAGATTGATCAACTTCAGCAGATTTAGAGACTTGAGCTTGAGAGCCCATTCACTGCTGACAGACTCAGTTGAACAACATGCATCA AATACTATACAACACAAAGAATTGATGAACTGCACAAGTGCACATCTGAAGTGTAATTTGACACAAACAACATTAGGAGCTAACCATTGTGACTTGTACATAGATCACACTGATGGAGAGGAATCTGTAGTGGGAGATGTTGCAACAGTTGTGGTGAAGAATGAAAACAGTTCTGACTCCATGTCGAGTGCTGATAACTTGGAATTGGCACAAGAAGATGACAATCACATAGACAATTCCAACAATGAGTGTGCATCTGATGATGAATACTCTGACATGAGCATAGAGTTGGAGTCTAGGCTACTGGATGAAGCTATAAGTCAAGCTCTTCGTAGGAAAGCAGACCATGTGGCCGCAACACAGAGTTCCATAAAGAGTGAAAGTGATATCTTCCAATGTGAATTTTGTTTTGAGGACTTTGTGCAAGAACTTGCATACAAGGAACATATGAGCAAGCATCTCCAG AGTGCTGCCAGCGAAACTGCATGTGCGTCGTtgcaagtgtgcgagcctcgtgaagctgtgagccgcagctgtgactcactcgtgctgcagaacaa AACAGGAAGTCAGAGGCTGAATGATGACCCTCCCCCGTCTGCAGACTGCGCTCAGGCTTTAG TGGCTCCACTGTCCGCGAGACTTGCGGCAAACAACGATAACAAAGTGCAGGCAACTGAAGAAGCAGGTGCGATCCAGAAAAGCGAACAAATCCTTGAAACTAACATCGACCAACTGGACAAGCGATCATCTCAGAGCGGCACCAAACCATACACAGATTGTGTAGTCCAGTTATACGACATATTCAAGAAACCCAAACAAGCTGTACCAGATGAGAAACCACGCGTGAGAATCCACACTGCCAAGCCTTACTCTTGTCAGATATTGAACTATAAATGTGCACCAACAAGTCGAATATTGAAACACAAGATGACCCACACTGaggaaaagccattttcctgtgaaTTATGCAACTACAAAAGTGCCCGAAAACAGGGTTTATTGCAGCAtcttaaaacccacactggtgaaaagccatattcttgtgagatatgcaaatACAAATGTGCCCGAAAACAGAATTTATTTCATCATATTAAaatccacactggtgaaaagccattttcttgtGACATATGCAAATACAAATGTTCGCAAAAAAGTAGTTTATTAAGACACAAGAGGACCCACACTGGTGGGAAGCCATTTTCTTGTAAGGTATGCGAATACAAATGTGCACAAAAATGGATTTTGTTACAGCATATtaaaactcacactggtgaaaagccattttgTTGTGATATATGCCATTACAAATGTGCACAAAAATGGAttttattacagcatattaaaacTCACACTGGAGAAAGGTCATTTACTTGTGACatatgcaattacaaatgtgcACGAAAAAGTAGTTTATTACGGCATAAtaaaacccacactggcgaaaagccatTTTCATGTGAGTTATGCAATTACAAATGTTCACAAAAATGTACTTTAGTACGACATATAAAAACCCACACTGGTAAAAAGccattttcttgtgagatatgcaatttcAAATGTGCacataaaagtaatttattacgGCATATtaaaactcacactggtgaata TTGTTTACTCTGTG CGGCGCTCAAAGCAGAGCAGTACCTATCAGTTGAGGACTATTGTATTCGTGACGACACACCAATAATGCGGTGCTGCGTGCCCTTCTGCGAAAATACTTCCGACAATATGTCAACATCTGAGAGAACGGGAATCACCTTTCATGC TGAAGGCAATCTCCGTACTGCTTGGATCAGAGCCCTCGGCACACAAGACCATCACCTGCCCGACCCTGCTGTGGTCTGCTCCCAGCACTTCCTAGATGATGACTTTTATACAACAGAGAGTTGTGTGCGGCAGATTCACTCTAATGCTGTTCCTTCAATAGTGCAG atgtgcatgatatgcctGGACTCTGACAGCAAGCTGTCTCTAATGAGTAAACACAAGTTGGAGGAGGCATATGAACAGCTGACTGGTCTGTCT ttgtttcagttgtgtCGTCGAGGAAACCTGAAGCAAATGCTCTGTGTGATGTGTGCTCAGAGATTGATCAACTTCAGCAGATTTAGAGACTTGAGCTTGAGAGCCCATTCACTGCTGACGGACTCAgttgaacaaaataaatta ATTAATATACAACATAAGGAACCTATGAACCGTACTATGAAACATCTGCAGTGTAAGTTAACACAGACAACATTAGCAGCAAACTACTGTGACTTGTACATAAATCACATCGATGAGGAACGGACAGCAGCAGAGGAATCTGTCAGAGATGTAACATTTGTGCTGAAGCGTGAAGACAGTTCTGACTCCATGTCAAATGCTGATAACTCAGAATCGGTACACAAAGATGACAATTCCAACAACGAGTGTGTAAATAGAGATGAATTCTCTAACATGAGCATAAAGTTGGAGCCGATGCAAGATGATGAAGCTCTACATGAGGCTCTTCGTATAAAAGAAGCAGCTTCCTGCATTTCAGAAGATGTGGTCGGAACAGAGAGTTACATTAACATAAAGAGTGAAAGTACAGTCTTCGGTTGTACGTTGTGCTATGAAGACTTTGTGCAAGAAGATGCATACAAGGAACATATGATCATGCATTTCCAG AACGATGGCAGCAATGCTGCATGTCCTGCACAGCCACATGCAGCTGTGAAgcgcagctgtgactcactcgtgctgcagaacaa AACAGGAAGTCAGAGGCTGAATGATGACCCTCCCCCGTCTGCAGACTGCGCTCAGGCTTTAG TGGCTCCACTGTCCGCGAGACTTGCGGCAAACAACGATAACAAAGTGCAGGCAACTGAAGAAGCAGGTGCGATCCAGAAAAGCGAACAAATCCTTGAAACTAACATCGACCAACTGGACAAGCGATCATCTCAGAGCGGCACCAAACCGTACACAGATATAAATAGATTCACAAATTGTGTAGTCCAGTTATACGACATATTCAAGAAACCCAAACAAGCTGTACTAGATGAGAAACCACGCGTGAGAATCCACACTGCTGCCAAGCCTTACTCTTGTCAGATATTGAACTATAAATGTACACCAACAAGTCGAATATTGAAACACAAGATGACCCACCGTGGGGAAAAACCATTTTCTTGTGATATATGTAATTACAAATGTGCGCGAAAAGGTCatttattacagcatattaaaacccacactggggaAAAGTCATTTTCCTGTGAGGTATGCAACTATAAATTTGCACGAAAATGTTCTTTATTAaggcatattaaaacccacactggtgaaaaaccaTTTTCCTGTGATatatgcaattacaaatgtacacaaaaaagtcatttattacaacatattaaaacccacactggggaaaagccattttcctgtgaggTATGCAACTATAAATGTGCACGAAAATGTTCTTTATTAGGGCATATTacaacccacactggtgaaaagccattttcctgtgatatatgcaattataaatgtacacaaaaaagtcatttattacGGCATAAtaaaacccacactggcgaaaagccatTTTCATGTGAGTTATGCAATTACAAATGTTCACTAAAATGTACTTTAGTACGACATATAAAAACCCACACTGGTAAAAAGccattttcttgtgagatatgcaatttcAAATGTGCacataaaagtaatttattacgGCATATtaaaactcacactggtgaataG